One genomic segment of Methanothermobacter tenebrarum includes these proteins:
- the cyaB gene encoding class IV adenylate cyclase translates to MIEVEVKAKANPIIKKKLESIGAQKIRTEKQEDIYFNAPHKDFKVTDEALRIRKTPTKTLLTYKGPKIDEKSKTRQEIETEIPNPQKMTKILECLGFKKAYKVVKEREIYQLDDFTVTIDNVKGLGTYIEIEKDIKENEDYDETLQKIFKIYKKLGIRKGFQRKSYLELLLE, encoded by the coding sequence TTGATCGAAGTAGAAGTAAAAGCCAAAGCAAACCCTATAATAAAAAAGAAACTCGAATCCATCGGAGCCCAAAAAATCAGAACAGAAAAACAAGAAGACATATACTTCAACGCACCCCACAAAGACTTCAAAGTCACAGATGAAGCCCTAAGAATAAGAAAAACACCCACAAAAACCCTCCTAACATACAAAGGGCCTAAAATAGATGAAAAAAGCAAAACCCGACAAGAGATAGAAACAGAAATCCCAAACCCCCAAAAGATGACAAAAATACTAGAATGTTTAGGATTCAAAAAAGCATACAAAGTAGTGAAAGAAAGAGAAATATACCAATTAGACGATTTCACAGTCACAATCGATAATGTTAAAGGCCTTGGAACCTACATCGAAATAGAAAAGGATATAAAAGAAAATGAAGACTATGATGAAACACTCCAAAAAATCTTCAAAATCTACAAAAAACTCGGAATCAGAAAAGGATTCCAAAGAAAATCATACCTCGAATTACTACTTGAATGA
- a CDS encoding homocitrate synthase family protein, with protein MKYFVSPFNKKVKLKFPAKITIYDTTLRDGEQTPGVCLGTKEKLAIARKLDELGIHQIEAGFPVVSEEERKSVKKIANEGLNAEILALSRTKKEDIETALDCDVDGIITFMATSDLHLKHKLKLTREQALNVCMNSIEYAKDHGIFVAFSAEDATRTDLEFLKKIYKKAEDYGADRVHIADTVGAITPQGMEFLVKELKNFLKTGIALHCHNDFGLAVANSIAGLLAGAEAISTTVNGIGERAGNTALEELIMALLLLYNIDLGFNIKVLCELSKLVEKCTHMNVPENKPIVGKNVFRHESGIHVDAVLEEPLTYEPFLPELIGHKRKIVLGKHSGCRAVKAKLEEYGIEVTRDELCKIVEEVKKAREKGRFINDELFKEIISSVKGPVDM; from the coding sequence TTGAAATACTTTGTAAGTCCCTTCAACAAAAAAGTAAAATTAAAATTCCCAGCGAAAATCACAATCTATGACACCACCTTAAGAGACGGAGAACAGACCCCAGGAGTCTGCCTAGGAACAAAAGAAAAACTAGCAATAGCAAGAAAACTCGACGAACTAGGAATACACCAGATAGAAGCAGGCTTCCCAGTCGTATCAGAAGAAGAAAGAAAATCAGTTAAAAAAATCGCAAATGAAGGCCTGAACGCTGAAATACTAGCATTATCTCGTACAAAAAAAGAAGACATAGAAACGGCCCTAGACTGCGACGTAGACGGGATAATCACCTTCATGGCCACATCAGATCTACACCTCAAACACAAATTAAAACTAACAAGAGAACAAGCACTAAACGTTTGCATGAACTCAATAGAATATGCAAAAGACCATGGAATATTCGTAGCATTCTCAGCAGAAGACGCCACAAGAACAGACCTTGAATTCTTGAAAAAAATCTATAAAAAAGCCGAAGACTACGGAGCCGACAGAGTCCACATAGCAGACACAGTAGGCGCCATCACACCCCAAGGCATGGAATTCCTCGTAAAAGAACTCAAAAACTTCCTCAAAACCGGAATAGCACTACACTGCCACAACGACTTCGGACTCGCAGTCGCGAATTCAATCGCAGGCCTACTAGCAGGGGCAGAGGCAATATCCACCACAGTTAATGGGATAGGTGAAAGAGCAGGGAACACAGCCCTAGAAGAATTAATAATGGCCCTCCTACTCTTATATAACATAGACCTAGGATTCAACATAAAAGTACTCTGTGAACTCTCAAAACTAGTGGAAAAATGCACACACATGAACGTCCCAGAAAATAAACCCATAGTAGGAAAAAACGTCTTCAGGCACGAATCAGGAATACACGTAGACGCAGTCCTAGAAGAACCATTAACCTATGAACCCTTCCTACCAGAGCTAATAGGGCACAAAAGAAAAATAGTCTTGGGCAAACACTCAGGATGCAGAGCAGTTAAAGCAAAACTCGAAGAATACGGGATAGAAGTAACACGAGACGAACTCTGCAAGATAGTCGAAGAAGTGAAAAAAGCCCGAGAGAAAGGAAGATTCATAAATGATGAACTATTTAAAGAAATCATAAGTTCAGTTAAAGGACCAGTAGACATGTAG
- a CDS encoding TATA-box-binding protein: MNNVDIKIENIVASATLGKSIDLTRVSKALKNVDFNREQFPGLVYKLKSPKTAALIFGSGKLVCTGAKSIEDSKKAIKITVDKMRTMDPEIPEDFEIKIQNIVASANLGKPLNLEAVALGLENTEYEPEQFPGLVYRLDDPKVVLLLFGSGKVVCTGAKSVEDAKLGVERTKTRLAELDLI, from the coding sequence TTGAATAATGTAGATATTAAAATAGAGAATATAGTGGCCTCTGCAACCCTTGGAAAATCTATAGACCTTACAAGAGTATCTAAAGCATTGAAAAACGTTGATTTTAACCGAGAACAATTCCCTGGACTCGTATATAAATTGAAGAGTCCGAAAACAGCCGCATTGATATTCGGTTCAGGCAAACTTGTATGTACCGGTGCAAAGTCAATCGAAGATTCCAAAAAGGCCATAAAAATAACAGTGGATAAAATGAGGACGATGGATCCTGAAATCCCAGAGGACTTCGAGATCAAAATACAGAATATAGTGGCTTCCGCTAACCTGGGGAAACCACTCAACCTAGAAGCCGTGGCATTGGGGCTTGAAAACACTGAATATGAGCCTGAACAGTTCCCAGGACTTGTATATCGTCTAGATGACCCCAAGGTCGTCCTTTTACTATTCGGGTCGGGTAAAGTTGTCTGCACAGGGGCTAAAAGCGTTGAAGATGCTAAGCTCGGCGTTGAAAGGACAAAAACCCGCCTTGCTGAGCTGGATCTTATTTAA
- the topA gene encoding DNA topoisomerase I, which produces MDEVIICEKPRSSEKIAKALFPNAKKKKYKKTYYWEHQEKNKKTIIIPAVGHLYTLKPKNPNDELFFDLEWAPVPEVDKKKRYVQDYIDAIDSLAKNADRYFHACDYDIEGTLIGYNVLKHLCGDEALQKTLRMKFSTLTRDDIIKAYENPIELDYGQVDSGIARHVLDFIFGVNISRSLMKSVKESTNRFIKLSAGRVQTPALSILVDREKAIRNFKPEPYWIIKAILEDDIIALNQRGRIFQKNKVKSILGECQGKDAIIEEVKINRINRMPPPPFNLGGLQAEAYRIFGLSPKKTQSIAQNLYLEGYISYPRTSSQKLPKTIKYEKIFKGLSKDPRFKEKIKNLKKPLKPHEGKKEDEAHPAIHPTGLLPKKLGKHEKKVYELIVYRFISAFSEKAIIESMNAKLNIGGEIFKFSRKKVAKKGWMKQYPYQKIEDEKFPLLKEGEKIPVKEIIAEEKETKPPARYNEASLIKEMEKRGLGTKSTRADIISILYDRKYIEGKKIRVTPLGENIIDTLKRYCEKITSEELTRQFEEELKKIMKGKTSKDKIIKKAKEEIISIIEEIEKNKEEIGKHLYKAYQKGRIIGKCPECEGNLLIRYSDKTKSSFVGCSRFPECKIVYPLPKGARILKSKCEKCGLPLISYGRPRQRACLDPHCGKSKKDKMEVVGKCPKCGNDLVKRSGRYGEFIGCKGFPKCRFTASIEEVIEKG; this is translated from the coding sequence ATGGACGAAGTCATTATATGCGAAAAACCGCGGTCATCAGAAAAAATAGCCAAAGCACTATTCCCAAATGCAAAAAAGAAAAAATATAAAAAAACATACTACTGGGAACATCAAGAAAAAAATAAAAAAACAATAATAATACCCGCAGTAGGCCACCTTTACACCCTAAAACCAAAAAACCCAAATGATGAACTTTTTTTCGACCTTGAGTGGGCCCCTGTACCTGAAGTTGATAAAAAGAAACGTTATGTCCAAGATTATATAGATGCCATTGACAGTCTGGCTAAAAATGCGGATAGATATTTCCATGCCTGCGATTATGACATAGAGGGGACTCTCATAGGCTACAATGTCCTCAAACACCTCTGTGGGGACGAAGCCCTCCAAAAGACTTTAAGGATGAAATTCTCCACACTAACAAGGGATGATATTATAAAAGCCTATGAGAACCCCATAGAACTCGATTATGGCCAAGTAGACAGTGGAATAGCCAGGCACGTGTTAGATTTCATCTTCGGGGTTAATATATCTCGTTCATTGATGAAATCAGTTAAAGAATCAACTAACAGGTTCATAAAACTTTCAGCAGGAAGAGTTCAAACCCCAGCCCTTTCGATATTGGTAGATAGGGAAAAAGCCATCCGAAATTTCAAACCAGAACCTTACTGGATCATAAAAGCCATCCTAGAAGATGATATAATAGCATTAAACCAGCGAGGTAGGATATTCCAGAAAAATAAAGTTAAAAGTATACTAGGGGAATGCCAAGGGAAAGATGCCATTATAGAAGAGGTTAAAATAAACAGGATAAATAGGATGCCCCCTCCACCTTTCAATCTTGGGGGTCTTCAAGCCGAGGCATACAGAATATTCGGTTTAAGCCCTAAGAAGACACAGAGTATCGCCCAGAACCTTTACCTTGAAGGTTATATTTCATATCCAAGGACATCATCTCAAAAACTTCCAAAAACCATAAAATATGAGAAAATCTTCAAAGGACTTTCAAAGGATCCGAGATTTAAAGAAAAAATAAAAAATTTAAAGAAACCCTTGAAACCGCATGAGGGCAAAAAAGAGGACGAGGCACACCCAGCAATCCACCCCACAGGACTACTACCCAAAAAGCTGGGAAAACATGAAAAAAAAGTTTATGAACTAATAGTATACAGATTCATAAGCGCATTCAGCGAAAAAGCCATCATCGAATCAATGAATGCAAAATTAAATATAGGCGGGGAAATTTTTAAATTTTCAAGAAAAAAGGTTGCGAAAAAGGGGTGGATGAAACAATACCCCTACCAAAAAATAGAAGATGAAAAATTCCCACTATTAAAAGAAGGGGAGAAAATCCCCGTCAAAGAAATAATAGCAGAAGAAAAAGAGACAAAACCACCAGCAAGATACAATGAAGCATCCCTCATAAAAGAGATGGAAAAGAGGGGTCTTGGAACCAAATCCACAAGGGCAGATATAATCTCAATACTCTATGATCGAAAATACATCGAAGGGAAAAAAATCAGGGTAACACCACTCGGGGAGAATATAATAGACACCCTTAAAAGATATTGTGAAAAGATAACCAGCGAAGAACTCACGAGACAATTCGAGGAAGAACTCAAAAAGATAATGAAAGGGAAAACATCAAAGGATAAAATCATCAAAAAAGCCAAGGAAGAGATCATATCAATAATAGAAGAAATAGAAAAGAATAAGGAGGAAATAGGGAAACACCTCTACAAGGCTTACCAAAAAGGACGCATAATAGGAAAATGTCCAGAATGCGAAGGAAACCTACTAATAAGGTATTCAGATAAGACTAAAAGCAGTTTCGTCGGATGTTCAAGATTCCCAGAATGTAAGATAGTATATCCACTACCAAAAGGTGCTCGTATACTGAAAAGCAAATGTGAAAAATGTGGCCTCCCATTAATATCCTATGGCAGGCCCCGGCAGAGAGCATGCCTAGACCCCCATTGCGGTAAAAGTAAAAAAGATAAGATGGAAGTTGTGGGGAAATGTCCAAAGTGTGGAAACGACCTCGTGAAACGTTCAGGGAGATATGGTGAATTTATAGGCTGTAAAGGATTCCCAAAGTGTCGTTTCACAGCTTCAATAGAAGAAGTTATAGAAAAAGGATAA
- the serB gene encoding phosphoserine phosphatase SerB, with the protein MIKLVVFDLDNVIIDAEAIDEIGKLMGVEEKIMELTKKAMEGEMDFKESIEERVKLLKGAKVDDIKKLAQELPLMKGAEETIQHLREKGYKIATITGSFDIIADIIGKKLNLDYIICNKLHQKNGLLTGKVTGPLVKKTKYEVLQELLEDEGFSFDECVAVGDGANDISMIESAKLGIAFNAKPIVKEKADAIVEKKDLREIIPLIEELEETCEVSLEEVLDKKKEYEDKLSATLKEREEFNKKAKEKKELRDELNKKVKENLDLAIKFKDKRNEINKMVEENKRLRNETNKKIRKLKWSSTGRKRLKLEKEIKKIDNIIETQVLDMKKENELVNRVNDLRRELAKIREDEKTRKKALKLKRLSEKYHENVVKLSKEAQEYHEKMLEQFKKTDEIRAKADEAHEKFVKFMKLASKKHEESKKIMGKIKQVNIEIKRIKSRMDKVDAAKNHKRRILEKKKAEEIYKLFKDGKKLTKDELLLLQRYKIV; encoded by the coding sequence TTGATCAAACTTGTAGTCTTTGACCTTGATAACGTGATAATAGACGCTGAAGCCATAGACGAAATCGGAAAACTAATGGGAGTTGAAGAAAAGATAATGGAACTCACAAAAAAGGCCATGGAAGGGGAAATGGACTTCAAAGAATCAATAGAAGAAAGAGTGAAACTACTTAAAGGGGCCAAGGTGGATGATATAAAAAAATTGGCTCAGGAACTCCCATTAATGAAAGGAGCCGAGGAAACAATCCAACATCTTAGGGAGAAAGGCTACAAGATCGCCACTATAACAGGCAGTTTTGATATTATAGCAGATATAATAGGTAAAAAATTAAACCTAGATTATATAATTTGTAACAAATTACACCAAAAAAATGGCCTCTTAACAGGGAAGGTTACAGGGCCCCTTGTGAAAAAGACAAAATATGAGGTTCTACAAGAATTATTAGAAGATGAAGGTTTTAGTTTTGATGAGTGTGTCGCTGTAGGCGATGGCGCGAATGATATATCCATGATAGAATCTGCCAAGTTGGGCATAGCATTCAATGCTAAACCAATAGTCAAAGAAAAAGCCGACGCCATAGTAGAGAAAAAGGATCTCAGGGAGATAATACCCCTCATAGAAGAACTCGAAGAAACTTGTGAGGTAAGTCTCGAAGAAGTTCTCGATAAAAAAAAGGAATACGAGGATAAGCTTTCAGCCACCTTAAAAGAACGTGAAGAATTCAACAAGAAAGCTAAAGAAAAAAAGGAACTCCGAGACGAACTCAACAAGAAGGTTAAAGAAAACTTGGATTTAGCCATCAAATTCAAGGATAAGAGAAATGAAATAAACAAGATGGTCGAAGAGAACAAAAGACTTAGAAACGAAACCAATAAGAAGATCCGCAAATTAAAATGGTCATCAACTGGTAGAAAACGTCTAAAGTTAGAGAAAGAGATTAAAAAAATCGATAATATAATCGAGACACAAGTCCTAGATATGAAAAAAGAAAACGAACTAGTTAACAGAGTAAACGATCTCAGAAGAGAACTGGCAAAGATACGCGAAGATGAAAAAACACGAAAGAAGGCCCTCAAACTTAAAAGATTATCAGAAAAATACCATGAAAATGTTGTCAAACTCTCCAAGGAAGCCCAGGAATACCATGAAAAAATGCTAGAACAATTCAAGAAAACAGACGAAATAAGAGCCAAGGCAGATGAAGCCCACGAAAAGTTCGTGAAATTCATGAAACTGGCATCAAAGAAACATGAAGAATCAAAAAAGATCATGGGGAAGATAAAACAAGTTAACATCGAAATAAAGAGGATAAAGTCAAGAATGGATAAAGTGGACGCGGCTAAAAACCATAAAAGAAGGATACTAGAAAAGAAAAAAGCAGAAGAAATATACAAATTATTCAAAGATGGTAAAAAGCTTACAAAAGATGAACTACTACTCCTACAAAGATACAAAATAGTATAG